Proteins encoded together in one Triticum dicoccoides isolate Atlit2015 ecotype Zavitan chromosome 7B, WEW_v2.0, whole genome shotgun sequence window:
- the LOC119338987 gene encoding uncharacterized protein LOC119338987, translated as MARANPCSPSAPRVAIHFMGDEGGGHGDRFSGPASCEVAALIVGDYTPECKRFDVIAETRSGFLQHVSSLNSSLIPLQYPLLFPFGDKGFHLGIKYIATVGFHGDGHCNIGGRLRGRSSRGQVSMMEYYNYYFHYRRGEPNPYTCCGRLSQQIGVNSYSCVEANRLDFHFQQQDDLCSETYQGITDAVGQGASTGENLGIQFILHSSFTGGPRYMVLNYHDGMAICREYGAPGLFVTFTCNPKWQEVGDALAYEGGQTHVDRPDIVTRVFNIKFEEFLEDVKDGSAFGAIQAYLYVVEFQKRGLPHTHTLIWLKESTKDPSPAFIDNLVCAELPDPMVDPLGYILVDEFMVHGPCGMLDDKCPCMKDGTCSKRFPKSFNSETMVDEMGFPVYHRRPSANFVLRKKGTLRLDNQWALM; from the exons ATGGCTAGGGCAAATCCGTGTTCTCCTTCTGCTCCTAGGGTGGCTATACATTTTATGGGTGATGAAGGCGGTGGTCATGGTGACCGTTTTTCTGGTCCTGCTTCATGTGAGGTGGCTGCTCTTATTGTCGGCGATTACACGCCTGAATGTAAAAGATTTGATGTTATTGCTGAAACTCGCTCTGGTTTTCTTCAGCATGTCTCTTCGTTGAATTCGAGTCTTATTCCCCTACAGTATCCTCTGTTATTTCCCTTTGGTGACAAAGGATTCCATCTTGGTATCAAGTATATTGCTACTGTTGGGTTTCATGGAGATGGGCATTGTAATATTGGTGGACGTTTACGTGGTCGTTCTTCTCGAGGGCAAGTATCTATGATGGAATATTATAATTATTACTTCCATTATAGACGGGGGGAGCCAAATCCTTATACCTGTTGCGGTCGTTTGAGCCAGCAGATAGGTGTGAATTCTTATTCTTGTGTGGAAGCTAATCGTTTGGACTTTCACTTTCAGCAACAAGATGATTTATGTTCTGAGACGTATCAAGGTATTACTGATGCTGTCGGACAGGGTGCATCAACTGGTGAGAATTTGGGGATTCAGTTTATATTACATTCGAGTTTTACGGGTGGACCTCGGTACATGGTGCTTAATTACCATGATGGTATGGCTATTTGTCGCGAATATGGTGCTCCCGGTCTTTTTGTCACTTTTACATGCAATCCAAAGTGGCAAGAAGTTGGTGATGCTCTCGCATATGAAGGTGGTCAGACTCACGTTGATCGTCCTGACATTGTTACGCGTGTTTTCAATATAAAATTTGAAGAATTTTTAGAAGATGTAAAGGATGGATCAGCATTTGGAGCTATTCAAGCTT ATTTGTATGTGGTGGAATTTCAAAAGAGAGGGCTTCCTCATACTCATACTCTTATCTGGCTTAAAGAGAGTACGAAGGATCCTTCGCCTGCTTTTATAGATAATCTGGTGTGTGCTGAGTTACCAGATCCAATGGTTGACCCTTTGGGATATATACTTGTGGATGAATTCATGGTTCACGGCCCATGTGGTATGTTGGATGACAAGTGCCCTTGTATGAAAGATGGCACTTGCTCAAAGCGATTTCCAAAGTCTTTTAACAGTGAGACGATGGTGGATGAGATGGGGTTTCCTGTATATCATCGACGCCCCTCTGCTAATTTTGTTCTTAGAAAGAAGGGGACTCTTCGTTTGGATAATCAATGG gcccTGATGTAG